The sequence ACGTCGGCCTGCCCGGCTGGCTGCGGGTCACCGCCGGCACCCCCGCCGAGACCGACGCCTTCCTCGCCGCAGTGGAGAAGCTTTCATCATGAGTCGCACCGCCCGCGTGGAGCGGGTCACCAAGGAGACCAAGGTCCTCGTCGAGATCGACCTCGACGGCACCGGCAAGGCCGACATCGAGACCGGCGTCGGCTTCTACGACCACATGCTCCACCAGATCGCCCGACACGGCGGCTTCGACCTGACCGTGCACACGGTCGGCGACCTGGAGATCGACGCGCACCACACCATGGAGGACACCGCGCTCGCCCTGGGCGCCGCGTTCGACCAGGCGCTGGGGGACAAGGCCGGCATCCGGCGGTACGGCTCGGCCACCGTCCCGATGGACGAGGTGCTGGTCCGCGCCGCCGTCGACCTGTCCGGCCGGCCGTACGTGCTGCACGACGAG comes from Micromonospora viridifaciens and encodes:
- the hisB gene encoding imidazoleglycerol-phosphate dehydratase HisB, with translation MSRTARVERVTKETKVLVEIDLDGTGKADIETGVGFYDHMLHQIARHGGFDLTVHTVGDLEIDAHHTMEDTALALGAAFDQALGDKAGIRRYGSATVPMDEVLVRAAVDLSGRPYVLHDEPALSPYIGPVYPTSMTRHIWESFGQAARITLHVDVLRAARPGGHPDAHHVVEAQFKAVARALREATAIDPRNVGAIPSTKGAL